One genomic window of Methanomassiliicoccales archaeon includes the following:
- a CDS encoding CoA transferase subunit A, giving the protein MGVFTQTDKLTTLKEAAAMVNDGDMVAIGGGLCLREPIGLIMEMIRQGKRDLHLVGTAHGFDVDLCCGGGIAGAVEETHVSFEQDFGLALNYRRACESGKVKVRESCCNTLINQLRAGSFGIPFIPLRSIKGSDELFMHPEYKVIDDPFTGKKIVLAPALTPEVAIIHVDVADPRGNLKVLPPYVADVLFLRAANKVIVTAEKVVSEEEMKKIGPNVPYYETTAVVELPYGAHPTSCYPHYAYDREYISNYMKASREGPEAFKEKYLDKYVYGVKSHEEYVKLIGEERFARLASWKESKERWMELFTYE; this is encoded by the coding sequence ATGGGAGTTTTCACTCAGACAGATAAACTGACTACATTGAAGGAGGCTGCAGCGATGGTGAACGATGGGGACATGGTCGCCATTGGAGGTGGCCTATGCCTCAGAGAACCCATCGGGCTGATCATGGAGATGATCAGACAGGGCAAACGCGATCTTCACTTGGTGGGAACAGCCCACGGATTCGATGTCGATCTCTGCTGCGGAGGCGGAATCGCGGGTGCTGTCGAAGAGACTCATGTGAGTTTCGAGCAGGACTTTGGCCTAGCACTTAACTACAGAAGGGCCTGTGAATCAGGAAAAGTGAAGGTTCGGGAAAGCTGCTGCAATACACTGATCAATCAATTGAGAGCTGGCTCATTTGGAATACCATTCATTCCATTGCGGAGTATCAAGGGAAGCGACGAGCTGTTCATGCATCCCGAGTATAAGGTAATCGATGATCCTTTCACCGGGAAGAAGATCGTTTTGGCGCCTGCATTGACTCCCGAAGTGGCAATCATACATGTTGACGTGGCTGATCCTCGTGGCAATCTGAAGGTCCTTCCTCCATATGTAGCGGATGTGTTATTCCTTCGTGCTGCGAACAAGGTCATTGTGACTGCAGAAAAGGTGGTGTCGGAGGAGGAGATGAAGAAGATAGGCCCCAACGTACCTTACTACGAGACCACGGCAGTGGTCGAGCTTCCATACGGAGCACATCCCACTAGCTGCTATCCTCACTACGCCTACGACAGGGAGTACATCTCCAATTACATGAAGGCATCCAGGGAAGGCCCGGAGGCGTTTAAGGAGAAGTATCTGGACAAGTATGTCTACGGGGTCAAGAGCCACGAAGAATATGTGAAATTGATAGGAGAGGAGAGATTCGCCAGACTTGCCTCCTGGAAGGAGAGCAAGGAGCGTTGGATGGAGTTGTTTACCTATGAGTGA
- a CDS encoding FAD-dependent oxidoreductase, which yields MKALRMECDPHRRGNALMTNGENRILIIGGGISGISAALDLANQGHEVILVERDSTIGGHMARLDKTFPTLDCAICILSPKMVEVSRNPRIKLLTCSEVIDVKEIDGRFTVTVERKPRYVDESKCTGCGICMESCPSTKIPNEFNEEMDFRAAIWIPFPQAVPRIATIDPEHCLKLREGKCGVCQKKCPVGAIDYNMRGEKEEIQVSSILIATGFEPLEPVDLQRYGYWDNDNVITAIQLERMLNASGPTKGHVLRPSDGVPPKKIAFVLCAGSRDVKCKEYCSKICCMYSAKDAMLVLEHEPESEVTIFYNDLRAIGNGGEEFLDRAARTPGVRYLRGLPAQVQGDDFGNLSVRYHDIERALAVDGSYDMVVLFTPILPRSGMRKLAEILDIELDEQGFVYTGPENNVQSSREGIFVCGCAKGPEDIPTSVTEGIAAAACAAGRSEVEFNDKPAEIVEIPVSVDDHPRIGVYICSCGSNIGGVVDVEEVASYASSLDGVVYSERFMYTCSEDTQKEIQDNIVEKGLNRILIAACSPRSHLNLFRETAHAAGLNPNLVGLVSLREMDSWVHMGEPEKATEKAKTIVRMGVANMRHARPMMEIEQKVTPVALVMGGGVAGMSSALAIAQSGFQVTILEKDRDLGGSTLRRMTRGNQDLDPRKLVESLKERVNSDQRIKVLTSTIPIGVKGSIGNFVVEIRSTLDKNTPNLERRLERAGVIIVATGAKDLEMKGYLEYGKDERIVSQAEFEKLISERRTELKTVIQVLCVGAREKGREYCALNCCETAMKDLIELKAINQDVEVYVLYRDIRTSGLLEKLYKQASEAGIRFIRYDPEFPPRVDRNDSLEITVRDQSLDITLRIESDILVLSQPLIPNLDNKQLSEIMKIPLSQNGFFLEAHPKLRPVDSFTEGIFLAGTAQGPKGIKESMSQGLAAASRALVPLLQGRVIQEPTVAMVEQDLCTGCARCVEACPFGAMGMKVANYQVTAEVDTMLCKGCGKCVVACPSRAVSLFGFTCDQMLSQIDEVLAEREGDEPRAVAFLCNWCAYAGADNAGVSRFQYPTNVFPIRVMCSGRVDPLHVLYALLSGADGVFIGGCHLGDCHYVSGNELMKARIERLISMVEDFGLEPERIRVEWVSASEGKKFAEVITDFVEDLKRLGPSPLRPLDEEEVKEEKGVV from the coding sequence ATGAAGGCTTTGAGGATGGAATGCGATCCACATCGAAGGGGTAATGCGCTCATGACGAACGGAGAGAATAGAATCCTGATAATAGGTGGCGGCATCTCTGGCATCTCCGCCGCTTTGGACCTGGCGAACCAGGGACACGAAGTGATATTGGTGGAGCGAGATTCCACAATCGGAGGACACATGGCCAGATTGGATAAGACTTTTCCAACCCTGGACTGTGCGATATGCATCCTTTCTCCGAAGATGGTCGAGGTATCCAGAAACCCCCGTATCAAATTGCTCACTTGCTCAGAGGTGATAGATGTCAAAGAGATTGACGGGAGGTTCACGGTGACTGTAGAGAGAAAGCCGAGGTACGTCGATGAGTCCAAGTGTACTGGATGTGGCATCTGCATGGAATCGTGCCCATCAACAAAGATACCCAATGAATTCAATGAGGAGATGGACTTTCGAGCAGCCATATGGATTCCATTTCCTCAGGCGGTCCCCAGGATCGCAACTATCGACCCAGAGCATTGTTTGAAACTAAGAGAGGGCAAATGTGGAGTCTGTCAGAAGAAGTGTCCTGTTGGGGCAATTGATTATAACATGCGAGGTGAGAAAGAGGAAATTCAAGTCTCCTCAATCTTGATTGCCACTGGATTCGAACCGCTAGAACCAGTGGATCTTCAGCGTTATGGATACTGGGACAATGACAACGTTATCACTGCCATTCAACTCGAGAGGATGCTGAACGCCTCTGGACCGACAAAGGGGCATGTGTTGAGGCCATCGGATGGGGTTCCGCCCAAGAAGATTGCTTTCGTTCTATGTGCTGGTTCAAGGGACGTGAAATGCAAGGAATACTGCTCCAAGATATGCTGCATGTACTCAGCAAAGGATGCAATGCTTGTTCTTGAGCATGAACCAGAATCCGAGGTAACCATTTTCTATAATGATTTGAGAGCGATAGGAAACGGGGGCGAGGAATTCCTTGATAGAGCTGCACGCACCCCTGGAGTACGTTATTTGCGAGGGCTCCCAGCGCAGGTTCAGGGAGATGATTTTGGGAACCTGAGCGTGAGGTATCATGACATCGAACGGGCGTTGGCCGTGGATGGGAGTTACGACATGGTGGTACTCTTCACTCCAATACTACCAAGGAGTGGAATGAGAAAACTGGCCGAGATTCTTGATATCGAGTTGGATGAGCAGGGATTCGTCTATACTGGTCCGGAGAACAATGTGCAATCATCCAGGGAGGGGATATTCGTATGCGGTTGTGCCAAAGGGCCAGAGGACATTCCTACCTCCGTAACAGAGGGGATAGCCGCAGCCGCCTGCGCCGCTGGTAGAAGCGAGGTGGAATTCAATGATAAACCGGCGGAGATCGTCGAGATTCCAGTCTCGGTCGATGATCATCCAAGGATTGGAGTCTATATATGCAGTTGTGGAAGTAATATTGGAGGAGTTGTGGACGTGGAGGAGGTGGCATCCTATGCTTCCTCTCTCGACGGTGTGGTCTATTCAGAACGCTTCATGTATACCTGCTCGGAGGATACGCAGAAGGAGATACAGGATAATATTGTGGAGAAGGGACTGAACCGCATACTGATCGCTGCATGCTCTCCTAGGAGTCATTTGAACCTCTTCAGGGAGACGGCCCATGCTGCAGGACTCAATCCCAACCTTGTGGGCCTCGTGAGTTTGAGAGAAATGGACAGCTGGGTTCACATGGGTGAGCCGGAAAAGGCAACAGAGAAGGCGAAGACCATCGTTCGAATGGGTGTTGCCAATATGCGTCATGCCCGACCCATGATGGAGATCGAGCAGAAAGTTACGCCCGTTGCTCTGGTCATGGGGGGAGGTGTGGCCGGAATGTCCAGCGCCCTTGCGATCGCCCAGTCTGGATTCCAGGTGACCATATTAGAAAAGGACCGTGACCTGGGTGGTTCAACATTGAGAAGAATGACCAGGGGAAATCAGGATCTTGATCCTCGGAAACTGGTCGAATCGCTGAAAGAGAGAGTTAACTCGGATCAGAGAATCAAGGTCCTCACTTCTACAATTCCCATTGGAGTGAAAGGCTCGATAGGCAACTTCGTAGTGGAAATTAGGAGCACCCTGGACAAGAACACACCGAACCTCGAACGAAGATTGGAACGAGCAGGCGTAATAATTGTTGCTACTGGCGCAAAGGACCTTGAGATGAAAGGTTACTTGGAATACGGCAAGGATGAAAGGATCGTCTCCCAGGCGGAGTTCGAGAAATTGATATCTGAGCGAAGGACAGAATTGAAGACGGTCATCCAGGTACTCTGTGTTGGCGCCAGAGAGAAAGGTAGGGAGTACTGTGCTCTCAACTGCTGTGAGACTGCGATGAAGGACTTGATAGAGCTAAAGGCCATCAATCAAGATGTTGAGGTTTACGTCCTCTATCGCGACATCCGTACCTCTGGCTTGTTGGAGAAGCTATACAAACAGGCTTCCGAGGCAGGAATACGGTTCATAAGGTATGATCCTGAATTCCCCCCCAGAGTAGATAGGAACGATTCACTGGAGATCACAGTCAGGGATCAGAGTCTTGACATCACACTGAGAATCGAATCCGACATTCTTGTGCTGTCCCAACCACTGATTCCAAACCTTGATAACAAGCAGCTCTCCGAGATCATGAAGATCCCCCTTTCTCAGAACGGCTTCTTCCTTGAAGCCCATCCCAAGCTGAGGCCGGTGGACTCCTTCACCGAAGGAATATTCCTGGCAGGAACCGCTCAGGGACCAAAGGGAATAAAGGAGTCGATGTCCCAGGGCCTGGCTGCTGCCAGCAGAGCGCTCGTACCTCTATTGCAGGGTAGAGTGATACAGGAGCCAACGGTGGCCATGGTAGAACAGGACCTCTGTACGGGATGTGCGAGATGTGTTGAAGCCTGTCCATTTGGCGCTATGGGAATGAAGGTCGCGAATTACCAAGTGACTGCGGAGGTTGACACCATGCTTTGCAAGGGATGTGGCAAGTGTGTGGTTGCCTGTCCTTCCAGAGCGGTGTCCCTTTTCGGATTCACCTGCGATCAGATGCTTTCGCAGATCGACGAGGTTCTTGCCGAAAGAGAGGGTGATGAGCCAAGGGCCGTCGCGTTCCTGTGCAACTGGTGCGCGTATGCGGGTGCGGACAATGCGGGTGTGAGCCGCTTCCAATACCCCACGAATGTTTTCCCTATCCGAGTCATGTGCTCGGGAAGAGTCGATCCGCTCCACGTGCTTTATGCGCTGCTCAGTGGAGCTGATGGTGTGTTCATTGGAGGATGTCATCTCGGTGACTGTCATTATGTCTCAGGAAATGAGTTGATGAAGGCCAGGATCGAGCGCCTGATCTCGATGGTTGAGGATTTCGGACTGGAGCCAGAGAGAATACGGGTGGAATGGGTATCAGCCTCAGAAGGCAAGAAGTTTGCCGAGGTCATCACCGATTTCGTGGAGGATCTCAAGCGTTTGGGACCCAGTCCTCTGCGACCACTCGATGAAGAAGAGGTCAAAGAGGAGAAGGGGGTGGTGTGA
- a CDS encoding 4Fe-4S dicluster domain-containing protein has protein sequence MSQQLERYVWELEKCSGCGACVACCSKGVLHFEKDHEHPIHREIDRNLGLTNRRIDTCTRCEAYCEKVCPRLNRIDGGDIISVVSARTSLTSERSKFGDLLSDVINQMLISALEGDFIDGAIIHDVDRWPWATFSRIVTTSEEIYASAGHQLIWSPTLVSLDEAIHERGLRRVAIVGAPCVMSAARLIMASEDRALKAYKDSIRFLIGRFCEGMVNGAIVQKMMEGEMGVAPRSMARMDRSKDDRSLTITKYDGNVKEISLANVQKFLRKGCARCTDYLAVSSDTSIGYAGSRHGYCTIVTWNQEGETLLRMSEVTGHIEITRNVDTALLMDLKRSKEKRRRAQEHDDVLLAMLQALDDQTSATDAIRRYRNLNKEVSQ, from the coding sequence ATGTCCCAGCAGCTTGAGCGTTACGTTTGGGAGCTGGAGAAGTGCTCGGGATGCGGTGCCTGCGTTGCTTGCTGCTCCAAGGGGGTCCTGCATTTCGAGAAGGACCATGAGCACCCTATCCACAGGGAGATCGACAGAAACCTGGGTTTGACCAACAGGAGGATAGATACCTGCACCCGTTGTGAAGCCTATTGCGAGAAGGTCTGTCCACGTCTGAACAGGATTGACGGAGGAGACATCATCTCGGTCGTCTCCGCACGGACAAGCCTCACATCCGAGAGAAGCAAGTTCGGCGACCTGCTCAGCGATGTCATAAACCAGATGTTGATAAGTGCTCTGGAGGGTGATTTCATTGATGGGGCGATTATCCACGATGTCGATCGGTGGCCATGGGCTACCTTTTCCCGAATCGTGACCACATCAGAAGAGATCTATGCAAGCGCTGGTCACCAGTTGATCTGGTCACCCACACTTGTGAGTCTGGACGAGGCCATACACGAGCGAGGGTTAAGGCGAGTCGCCATAGTGGGGGCCCCCTGTGTGATGTCAGCGGCGAGACTCATAATGGCATCCGAAGACAGAGCCTTGAAGGCATATAAGGATTCGATCAGATTTCTCATAGGTAGATTTTGTGAGGGAATGGTCAACGGGGCAATAGTGCAGAAGATGATGGAAGGTGAGATGGGAGTAGCCCCTCGAAGCATGGCAAGGATGGACCGTTCCAAGGACGATCGCTCCCTTACCATAACGAAATATGATGGGAATGTCAAGGAGATATCCCTTGCCAACGTCCAGAAGTTCCTCAGAAAGGGATGCGCCCGCTGTACAGATTACCTGGCAGTTAGTTCGGACACATCCATTGGCTACGCGGGATCAAGACATGGATACTGCACCATAGTCACATGGAATCAGGAGGGGGAAACCCTTCTTCGCATGAGTGAGGTAACTGGCCACATTGAGATTACCAGAAATGTAGATACCGCTTTGCTGATGGACTTAAAACGGTCTAAAGAGAAGAGACGAAGAGCGCAAGAACATGATGATGTACTTCTAGCGATGCTTCAGGCTCTTGACGATCAAACGAGTGCCACGGATGCAATTAGACGCTACCGGAACCTGAACAAGGAGGTGTCTCAATGA
- a CDS encoding FMN-binding glutamate synthase family protein has protein sequence MASVGNYWISVDKDRCRSWQQPWKCGACIDSCEHGVFQRDEEGRVYVANELACVGCRICTEMACPNNCIYVRSAVPENISKGIWTTATVEEIHQKAITGEYRLRGFGTMNEMPHFDGIVVIPSQLASEPPRDKYREKFDMSLTIGEDTCERPLRLSMPFVIAAMSYGAISKEGKMAFSAAAARLGIVTNTGEGGMFPGESAYAHGFEGSTGQKKGVKRWNPGGYLTVQWSTGRWGVSLDYLLEADAVEIKAGQGAKPGMGGHLLGSKVTTDIAAVRGIPVGTDALSPCRHYDMQLKGDLQTHVEILRDVTEYQKPILIKLGPSRPYEDTRIAVEAGVDAISIDGMAGGTGASPEVVTQTAGIPTIACIRQAARALDEMGVKGKVKLIAMGGIRNGADAYKAIAMGADAVGMGAALEIAMGCRVCMSCHRGACHYGIATQKEEFRSCLNVDVASRRLENFIRACAEELKILAMLSGHDSIRTLSIDDLRAVDLNTAALAGVKLAGLDDYFPSEWKEIS, from the coding sequence ATGGCAAGCGTTGGCAACTACTGGATTAGCGTGGACAAGGATCGATGCAGAAGTTGGCAGCAACCCTGGAAATGTGGGGCTTGCATAGACAGCTGCGAACATGGAGTCTTTCAAAGAGACGAAGAGGGAAGAGTCTACGTTGCGAACGAATTGGCTTGCGTCGGATGCCGCATATGTACAGAGATGGCCTGTCCTAATAACTGCATATATGTCCGTTCAGCAGTGCCCGAGAATATTTCAAAGGGAATCTGGACGACTGCCACAGTCGAGGAGATTCACCAAAAGGCAATCACCGGTGAGTATAGGCTCAGAGGATTCGGGACGATGAACGAGATGCCACACTTCGATGGAATAGTGGTCATCCCCTCCCAGCTTGCTTCAGAGCCCCCCCGTGACAAGTACAGAGAGAAATTCGATATGAGCCTGACTATTGGTGAGGATACCTGTGAGAGGCCGTTGAGGCTCAGCATGCCCTTCGTAATCGCGGCAATGTCCTACGGAGCCATATCCAAAGAGGGGAAGATGGCTTTCTCAGCCGCAGCAGCTCGATTGGGAATCGTGACCAATACAGGCGAGGGCGGAATGTTCCCAGGGGAATCGGCTTACGCTCACGGTTTCGAAGGATCCACCGGTCAGAAGAAAGGCGTCAAGCGATGGAATCCGGGTGGATATCTGACTGTCCAGTGGTCTACTGGCAGATGGGGAGTATCACTTGATTACCTCTTAGAGGCAGATGCCGTTGAGATAAAGGCTGGGCAGGGAGCCAAACCAGGTATGGGCGGGCACCTCCTAGGGAGCAAGGTCACCACGGACATAGCCGCTGTAAGAGGGATACCAGTAGGAACTGATGCCCTTTCCCCCTGCAGACATTACGATATGCAGTTGAAGGGAGATCTTCAGACTCATGTGGAGATCCTCAGGGATGTCACGGAATATCAGAAACCTATATTGATTAAGTTGGGACCAAGCAGACCTTACGAGGACACTCGGATCGCCGTCGAAGCTGGAGTGGATGCCATTTCCATTGACGGCATGGCAGGCGGAACTGGTGCCTCCCCTGAGGTAGTGACCCAAACTGCTGGGATTCCAACCATAGCCTGCATAAGGCAAGCGGCTAGAGCCCTCGATGAGATGGGGGTCAAGGGAAAAGTCAAGCTAATAGCAATGGGTGGAATACGCAATGGAGCAGATGCCTACAAGGCAATAGCCATGGGGGCTGACGCCGTGGGAATGGGCGCTGCACTGGAAATAGCCATGGGATGCAGGGTGTGCATGTCGTGTCACCGAGGTGCATGCCACTACGGAATCGCAACCCAAAAGGAAGAGTTCCGCAGTTGCTTGAATGTTGATGTGGCTTCCAGAAGGCTTGAGAATTTCATAAGGGCATGCGCCGAGGAACTAAAGATACTGGCCATGCTTTCCGGGCACGATAGCATCCGAACATTATCCATCGATGACCTGAGAGCCGTGGACCTGAATACGGCAGCCCTTGCCGGTGTGAAGCTCGCGGGATTGGACGATTACTTTCCCAGTGAATGGAAAGAGATCTCCTGA
- a CDS encoding S9 family peptidase: MVETAHYGSWRSPITPQQIAMGTVRFEGTCIDGRDIYWNEGRPWEGGRNVIVKATDGSTEDIIPGPFNSRSQVHEYGGGSFISVDGITYFTNFLDQRVYKVKKGTDPESLTPEAPLRFADFVFDGRRNRLLCVIEDHKMGDREALNSLASIDMMTGKVHLLASGHDFYSSPRINPSGDKLAWFSWNHPNMPWDSTELWIADIRPDGCLESPRKIAGGPGISVIMPQWSPGGKLHYVSDDTGWWNIWKHGDDENEQILGLDAEFGLPHWTFGISTYGFISEERILCAYTKEGTWKLAEVETGFGDLEERTFPFTDIHSLKVLGDQAVMIAGSPSVTTSIIRLDLSTGVMDVLRRSSVYSIDPGYLSRPEAFNYPSDGRNAHALFYPPLNQDFEAPDQELPPLIVISHGGPTGTARTSLNLWIQYWTSRGFAVMDVNYGGSTGYGREYRELLKGNWGIVDVEDCANGARVMASEGKVDRSRMAIRGGSAGGYTTLSALAFTDAFKVGASYFGVSDPSLLAKETHKFESRYLDGLIGPYPERKDLYLERSPLHHADRINVPVIFFQGLDDRVVPPDQAEMMVDALRGNGIPVAYLAFEGEQHGFRRAENIIRSLEAELYFYSRVFDLELTEDLEPLVIQNM; this comes from the coding sequence ATGGTAGAGACAGCACACTATGGTTCATGGAGATCCCCGATCACTCCCCAGCAGATTGCAATGGGAACGGTAAGATTCGAGGGGACATGCATCGACGGGCGTGATATATACTGGAATGAGGGAAGACCCTGGGAAGGTGGCCGAAATGTCATCGTGAAGGCCACAGATGGTTCAACGGAGGACATTATTCCCGGGCCGTTCAACTCTAGAAGCCAGGTCCATGAATATGGAGGGGGTTCTTTCATCTCCGTGGATGGCATCACCTACTTCACCAACTTCTTGGACCAGAGGGTCTACAAGGTGAAGAAGGGAACCGATCCAGAATCGCTGACTCCCGAGGCTCCACTCAGATTCGCCGATTTCGTTTTCGATGGAAGGCGGAATCGATTGCTATGTGTGATAGAGGATCATAAAATGGGAGATAGAGAAGCTTTGAACTCTTTAGCATCCATAGATATGATGACTGGAAAGGTCCACCTACTAGCGTCAGGCCATGATTTCTATTCATCACCAAGGATCAATCCTTCAGGAGACAAGCTTGCCTGGTTCAGCTGGAATCACCCCAATATGCCCTGGGATTCTACCGAACTCTGGATTGCTGATATCCGTCCTGATGGCTGCCTGGAATCCCCTCGAAAGATCGCTGGAGGTCCTGGGATATCCGTAATAATGCCCCAGTGGTCGCCAGGTGGCAAGTTGCATTATGTCTCTGATGATACAGGTTGGTGGAACATCTGGAAACATGGTGACGACGAGAACGAGCAGATCCTTGGTTTGGACGCGGAGTTTGGATTGCCTCACTGGACATTTGGAATATCAACATATGGATTCATCTCGGAGGAAAGGATACTATGTGCTTACACCAAGGAAGGAACTTGGAAATTGGCCGAGGTCGAGACCGGTTTTGGAGACTTGGAGGAAAGGACCTTTCCCTTCACTGACATACATTCTCTCAAGGTGCTTGGTGATCAGGCGGTTATGATCGCGGGCTCTCCCTCCGTCACAACATCCATCATTCGACTAGACCTTTCCACTGGAGTAATGGATGTGCTGAGGCGATCCAGTGTTTATTCAATCGATCCGGGTTACCTCTCGAGGCCCGAAGCTTTCAATTACCCCTCTGATGGCAGGAATGCCCATGCCCTGTTCTACCCCCCATTGAACCAGGACTTCGAAGCTCCTGATCAGGAGCTTCCTCCGTTGATCGTGATAAGCCATGGCGGTCCAACTGGGACTGCCAGAACCAGTCTGAATCTTTGGATACAATATTGGACCAGCAGGGGCTTCGCGGTCATGGACGTCAACTATGGGGGAAGCACTGGTTACGGCAGAGAGTACAGAGAGCTGTTAAAGGGAAATTGGGGCATAGTGGATGTTGAGGACTGTGCCAACGGTGCAAGAGTCATGGCCAGTGAGGGTAAGGTCGACCGATCACGTATGGCGATAAGGGGGGGAAGTGCCGGAGGTTACACCACCTTGTCAGCGCTGGCTTTCACTGATGCATTCAAGGTAGGAGCTTCGTACTTCGGTGTGAGTGATCCTTCGCTGCTCGCCAAGGAGACTCACAAGTTCGAATCCAGGTATTTGGATGGGCTCATAGGTCCCTATCCAGAGAGGAAAGATCTCTACCTGGAGAGATCCCCTCTCCATCATGCGGACCGTATTAATGTTCCGGTTATATTCTTCCAGGGGCTTGACGATAGGGTTGTTCCACCAGACCAGGCCGAGATGATGGTCGACGCTCTTCGAGGGAACGGTATTCCCGTAGCATATCTTGCATTCGAGGGGGAGCAGCATGGTTTCAGACGGGCGGAGAATATCATAAGGTCCTTGGAAGCCGAACTGTACTTCTACTCACGGGTCTTCGATTTGGAGCTGACCGAGGATCTGGAGCCTCTTGTTATTCAGAACATGTGA
- a CDS encoding SPFH/Band 7/PHB domain protein: MVAYEIIALLLFAIAAVLVIVINGVKIIRPYQQGIYMRLGRYIKILDQGFNYVTPLVNEVVKIDLRTQVLDVPRQEVITKDNSPVYVDAIIYIKVVDPNKAFFQVTNYRTATIYLAQTTLRSLIGDMELDEILSNREKINLQLRDILDEATDKWGVKVEAVEIREVDPAPKVKAAMESQTSAERLRRAAILEADGKKRAAILNAEGEKRSRILEAEGVRQAKILEAEGERLSIILQAQGEAQKLRVLAVGASTLDSKALTVLSLDTVKSLGDGQSTKFFLPFELTKMVEGVSEYLGVSRETPAREIADIGEIERVVGKAEDILGPIPTPEELKKEFASLEELLKKEMIESEHIADIGKTAGSSRIKKVKQGD, translated from the coding sequence ATGGTTGCATATGAGATAATCGCCCTACTACTGTTCGCGATAGCAGCAGTCCTGGTAATCGTGATCAACGGTGTCAAGATCATAAGGCCTTACCAGCAGGGCATATATATGAGGCTGGGACGGTACATCAAGATACTGGATCAAGGTTTCAACTACGTCACACCTCTAGTCAACGAAGTAGTGAAGATCGATCTCAGGACCCAGGTCCTTGACGTTCCAAGGCAGGAAGTCATTACCAAGGACAACTCGCCTGTTTACGTTGACGCAATAATCTATATCAAGGTAGTAGATCCCAACAAGGCATTCTTCCAGGTGACCAACTACCGTACCGCAACGATCTACCTCGCCCAGACAACGCTGAGGTCCCTGATCGGTGACATGGAGCTGGATGAGATACTGTCCAACAGGGAGAAGATCAATCTACAGCTCAGAGACATTCTGGACGAAGCCACGGACAAGTGGGGAGTCAAGGTTGAGGCAGTGGAGATAAGGGAAGTCGACCCAGCTCCGAAGGTCAAGGCCGCCATGGAGTCACAGACCTCTGCCGAGAGGCTCAGGAGGGCTGCCATATTGGAGGCGGACGGGAAGAAGAGGGCCGCCATCCTGAACGCTGAGGGTGAGAAGCGGTCCCGCATTCTTGAGGCTGAGGGTGTGAGGCAGGCCAAGATCCTCGAGGCCGAGGGTGAGCGTCTTTCGATCATCCTTCAAGCCCAGGGGGAGGCTCAAAAGCTCAGGGTGCTCGCGGTAGGAGCTAGCACATTGGATTCCAAAGCCCTAACAGTACTCTCACTGGACACCGTGAAATCACTTGGAGATGGGCAATCGACCAAATTCTTCCTACCCTTCGAACTGACCAAGATGGTTGAGGGAGTCTCCGAGTACCTTGGAGTCTCTAGGGAGACCCCTGCTCGGGAGATTGCCGATATCGGAGAGATAGAGAGGGTCGTCGGTAAGGCTGAGGATATCTTGGGCCCCATCCCCACACCCGAGGAACTCAAGAAGGAGTTCGCGAGCCTGGAGGAGCTGCTCAAGAAGGAGATGATCGAGAGCGAGCATATCGCCGATATTGGAAAAACGGCTGGCTCATCCAGGATCAAAAAGGTCAAACAGGGGGACTAA
- a CDS encoding NfeD family protein yields MLVITMDLTQILALAFIVIGVILLIAEAASPGTFLIVPGTVLLILGAIGLIEPDLLTSWWAPVVVAIILIPLTLLTIKGYQRLAPTAPPETTVASSLLGKQGLVTREIEPDSLKGKVMIENDTWSATAETVIQVGKRVVVKSSEGVHVKVEELGD; encoded by the coding sequence ATGTTAGTAATTACAATGGATCTCACTCAGATATTGGCCTTGGCATTCATAGTCATCGGTGTCATCCTCTTGATAGCGGAAGCCGCTTCTCCAGGAACATTCCTAATCGTCCCGGGAACCGTCCTTCTGATACTGGGAGCCATAGGGCTGATCGAGCCAGACCTGCTGACAAGCTGGTGGGCCCCCGTAGTAGTAGCGATAATACTGATCCCCCTCACCCTTCTCACCATCAAGGGATACCAGAGGTTGGCGCCAACGGCTCCTCCTGAAACAACCGTCGCCTCCTCCTTGCTGGGGAAGCAGGGTTTGGTAACAAGGGAGATTGAGCCGGATAGCCTGAAGGGAAAGGTGATGATAGAGAATGATACATGGAGTGCCACTGCAGAGACCGTCATCCAAGTAGGGAAGAGAGTGGTGGTCAAGAGCAGCGAGGGCGTCCATGTCAAGGTCGAGGAATTAGGGGATTGA